GAAAATGTGGTTTGAGTTACATCTATTAAGTCTCTTCATCTGAGATGCACCCAGCTACATTTTCTTTGAGCTGAGGTCCAGAAAATACTCAGtgttctagaaagaaaaaaaaaaggtttagatACATGCCTTCATTTACACGGACTAAAAGCTCCCTTGGGACAGCTTTGTTTCACCTTTTAAATTTCAGTATGTAAAATGGACCAACGACCAGGGCCTTGGTGGCATTGAGGGCTGCCTGTCAAAGCTCAAAGCGGCAGATCCGACCTTCGGTGAGTGATGCTTCCTTCCCCTGGGTTGAGGGCCATGTTTCATGAGTCCAGCCCCTTACTGGTTCTCTGAGTACAGACCTCAGCTGGGCCGCAGAGGGCAGGCCTGTGCTAGTGACCAGgttgggaggaagggaagatCACAGTCAGCACTGTGTTGGGAATAACAGCTGCTCCCATAAAGATGCCAGTTTCTATAGAAGGTGTCTTTCAAACGTTTTCCTTAATTGTACATTAATTCTGCAAGGAAGACTCTGAtcccatttctcagatgaggaaactgagattcagacaGAGTAAGAAATACACCCAAAGCTATCCAACTGGTAGTTGGGGATCTGGGATCAGACACGGCTGTCTCAATCCAAAGCCTGGAACCCTCTGAAACACAAGAAGTGGCCTCTGCAGCCTCTCTGCATACTAGTGAGGCCTCCCTTAgagaggctggggcaggggagaCTGACCTGGGGACAGGGGCTGTGGTCACAGGCAAGCCATGTGCATGGCAGGCATGGGGGTCAGCCCAGTGCATTCCAGAACCCCAGCAGGGTAGCCCCAGCCTGGGTAAGGTTCTGGGCTGGGGGAAGAgctgaggaggggagggcagcagGGACTCCTCCCCTCATCCCTGCCGCCACCCCCTGCCATGGCCAGGTCCCACTGAGGGCAAGGGGCGCAGAACAGGGGATGAAGGAAGCTGTCAGGGGAGCTAGCCTCTGGGCGTGGGCTCAGGCTCTCTGAGCAGACCCTGGTCCCAGGTCAGACGTGGGGGCCACATGTGGTCCAAGCACTCTGGTTGGGTCCTAGGTCCCAGACCCGGGCTAGGGACTGGAGTTTGAAACACCAGTGGACATCCTTCCTCTGTCAGGGTGGGGGCTGGCAAGCCCAGGTGGGGCCTGGGGGCCCGCACACCTGCCAGCAAGACTGCTGCAAGGGCCGCaaggcacccccactccagtcttTCTCAGCCGCCAAGTTCTCAGCGCAGGAAGGCAGCCAAGACACCATCATGGCTTCTGTGCTCTGGGGGCCAGCCCCCCGACAGCATCTACTGGGCCCTGGGAGGACCTGTGCTGGTGGCAGGGATAGTAGCAGCTGATGAAGGAAGCAGAGGGGCTTCCGAAGTGCCTGGGGCAGCCCCTGACCAGCTCACCTGGTGGTGGGGCCACAGGCGACCCACACACTTGTGCTCCCTGGAGTGTCCTGGCTGGAAACGTGTTCGGAGGGCGGGGGTGCAGGATACGTTAGGATTGCTGCACCTCCACGCGCATGGTGAGGACCTGAGCTTTGCGCTGTTGGTGGGGACACAGCCTAAGGCCACCTGACTTGCTCCTCCTGGGACGCGGGGTGTTTATTTCACCTGCGGGGCCTGCCTGGGCTGGGCAggaccatctgaatcaccagctCTTTTCCCACTTTTCGCCAGCCATGGGCCACGCCATCGCTAATGGCCTTGTGCTGATTGGCACCGGAAGCTCCGTGAGGCTGGACAAAGAGCTGGATGCGGCCGTGAAGACGATGGTGGAGATTTCCAAAACCCAGCCCCTGACCCACCGGGAGCAGCTGCACGTGTCTGCAGTAGAGACCTTTGCCAAGGGGTGAGGGGCCTCCCTGGCCCGGGGGCTGGCACTCCAGGGCCACGCTCGCTGGCCAATGCCACAGGCTGCCCCAGCGCCATGCAGAAGGGGCTGGGTGATGcccaccctgcctccccagcGCTGTGCAGAAGGGGCTGGGTGATGcccaccctgcctccccagcgctgtgcagggggctgggtgatgcccaccctgcctccccagcGCTGTGCAGAAGGGGCTGGGTGATGCCCGCCCTGCCTCCCGTGCGCTGTGCAGAAGGGGCGGGGTGATGCCCGCCCTGCCTCCCGTGCGCGTCTGACTGAGAACCGCGCCTTATGTGCCGCTGTACCCTCAGCTGACCGAGGGCACGGTCGGTTCAGATCCCTAGTCTGACATTCAAAGCAGCTTATTTGGTTCCATTGAATAAGTTGGTTATTATTTTCGTTACAAAAATAATTGCCacggtccatggggccacaaagagtcagacacgacttagcgactggaTGACAACATCAAAAATAATAGGATCACagtaaagaaatagataaaagagagaggaagactcTGGCCCTTAGACTCCTGGTCCTGATGCGCCAGGTGAGCATCTGCCCATTGCCCCCTTCCCCCCTGGTTCCCACCTGTGCCCCTGTGTGTCCTGTGGCCCCAGGACAGCCCGTGTGTCTGCTCGTGCAGGGGAGGTGCCCGCAGACCCGGGTGACAGGAGCTGACGGTATAGGAGTTCTGAGCAGTGACGTCCCGGCCTTCCTGGTGtcgctgctgttcagtcgctaagttgtgtctgactccgcgtgaccccacggactgcagcacaccaggctgccctgcccttcactgtcttcctGGGGAATCAGTGTGAATGTCAGCCCAGGGCCGGAAATCCACCTCTCAGACTCCCCACACCTGGTACACGGTCTCATGTGGATTGGCAACTTGTGAaaccagtttttttgtttgtttgcttgaatTAGAAAGTAAACCATCCCACTGGCTTTTGCATTTCCTGAGCCACAACCTGACACAGAAACGTGCCTGTGTATTTTAAGCAGCTCAGTGCAAGCCGTGACCCTGGCGGGAAGTGAAGCCCCTTCCACTCGCCGTGTGTGAACTGAGTTCGGGGTTGCTGAGACACTTCTCTTGGCTTCCAGGAACTTCCCGAAAGCCTGTGAGCTATGGGAGCAGATTCTCCAGGACCACCCAACAGACATGTTGGCCCTGAAGTTTTCCCACGATGCCTACTTTTACCTGGGCTACCAGGAGCAGATGCGAGATTCTGTGGCTCGAGTTTATCCCTTCTGGACGCCCGACATCTCCCTGAGCAGGTCGGTGCCCGCTAGGAGTCACATCATTCCTGTCTCAGCCTCTCTCCTCTGCCCTGAAACTcgtgagactgctgctgctatttCCTGTTTCTCTGAAGTGAAAGGTGGGagtcccctggtggcccagggcttCGGCCTCTGTGCCTGGGTtggacccctggtcagggaactatggtTTCGCCACAAGTCTCAGccagaaaacaaaaagtgaaaaggcTTCACATCTTCATCTGATCTTTATCCCATCCTGGGAATGAATGCCATTATGTATCAGTCAGCACTACGTAGTTtttgctgcagtaacaaacatCCTCTAGGTCTTTTACTCCACTTCTTATTACGAGAAAGACGAGCTTCTCCCTCGCGATACATGTCTGTCAGAGGCAGGCGGAGTCTCTGGGCCCATGCGTTGTCTCCCTCTGGGATCCCAGCTGGTGAAGCCACTACTCTCTGGACACGCCAGCTGCTAAGAGGAAGGAGAGCTCTCCTGGGGGACTCGCATGGCATCAGTGCTCAGAGTGAAGTGCTCTGAGTCGCTGGCCAGATCCAGTCACCCCCACAGGAGGCCAGGAAGCGCAGCGCCACCACGGGCTGGGAGCAGAGGGAGGCATGGGCTACCTGTGAGCAGGCCGAGGGGCCACCACACGGGCGCACCCCCACTGCGTCTGCATCGCAGGACTGTTGTGAAGGGCAAGGGGACTGAGAGGTTGCAGGGCTGTGTCAGGGCCCTCCAGAAAACGGAACCAGCAGGACATGTGTTTATTGTTACTTGGCCGCTAAGTTTTGTGTCCACCCCACggacttagcccgccaggctcctctgtccatggaattctccaggaaagaatactagagtgcgtggccatttcctcctccaggagatcttcctgaccccaggatccaACCCGAGTCccctacgttggcaggcagattctctaccactgagccacgagggaaacccaggatgtgtatatctatatctatgttaTTTGCACTCAcccagagggagagaaagggggcGGAGGAGGGAGGCATTGGCTCCAGGGACTGTGGGGACTGGCAAGTCTGCAGCCATTCCAGTCTCGGCCTTCGTCTCCACGTGGCTGTCTGTCCactgtgtgtgtctctgagtGTCTTCTGTATCCAAAACGTCCCTCTCCTttgtcttataaggacaccagccatTGGGTTTGGGGCCCACCCTCATCCAGGATGACCTCAGCTTAACTTGATCTTGATAATGAGCTGCAAAGATTCGAATTCCACGTAGGGCATGTGTCCAGACACACCATCTGGGGGGACACAGCCCTGCACCCGCCGTGTCACGGGTGGAATGGTTCCCAtccatttttaagaaataataatttttgtttgtttccagctATGTGAAAGGCATCTATTCTTTCGGACTGATGGAAACCAACCTCTACGATCAGGCGAAAAAGCTCGCCAAAGAGGTAGGTGGGCCCTTCCCGAGGTGCGGGAGCGCCCGAGGGGAGCGGTGTCGGGGCGCAGAGCAGGCCAGGCTCGGCCCCCGACTCTGCACCCCATTTCCTGCGGGGAGGCCGTGTGTTAACAGAGAGGGCAGCTCCCTCTGGCCACCTGTGCCCCTCGGGTCTGCAGAGCCACCTCGCACAGGTGGGGAAGGCCTGTGGGGCTCCGTCCGCCCCTCCCCCTCTGGGCCGTACGGCCTGGCGGCTCTGTGTACCCTGGCTCCATGTCTCCAGGGCCCCCCGGGTGTGTTCTGGACCCAGACTGTGTAGGTGGGAAGTGGGTGTCAGCGTTGCCTCTCCCACCTGGAACCGCAGGTTTCTAACCGTCGCTGATAGCACCAAGCCTCTAGGAGGGGACCATGAGGTGCTGAGTGAGGCTTGTGGCCAAAAATCCACTGAACTATCAagttaagaaggaaagaaagggaattttACTCGAGCCAAACTGAGGATTGTAAACTGGGAAGCAAACAGTTCTGAGCACTGTTCCGCCTGTTAGAACTTGAAGGTACAGTCACTTACTTTTGTGAGACTAAGGACCGAACATCAAAATGACATCCTGATATTTTCCCTAAAGGCCACCAAGCACACGCAGTCTGGATAAGCACGAACAAAGTGAGCAGCGAGTCACCATGCCCCGCTGCAGAGCTGCGAAAGGGCAGAGTTCTCTGAAGAACTTACGCTGCTAGCGTCGGAAGAGAGGGAAGACTCCATCTCTAGGGCTGAGCAGGCACTCCCTTCTTTGAGGAGCTCTGGTTAATGTGTGATGCAGACGTGCACTGCTTATCAGGGAGCCAGGGAAGAGGCCCGAACAAGCACAGGGAGGATCTTATGCTTAATTTTTCTTGTCCtgccttaaaatataaattgtatcTCATCAGGCTGCTTCTGGTGGGCCCTGACCTGGCACTGGGGCCTGCTGGAGGTGTACCACCTCCACCAGAGGGAGCCGCAGCCAAGGGCACAGAGCTGGGCGGGATGCTAAGTGCTTCCCGCAGGCCCGGCCCCTCCCTCTGTGCTGGGGCACGTTGGCTGGCCGCTACCCTGGCGGCACCCTGGACACCCTGGCTTGCAGGCCCCAGGGCCTCTGCTTCTCTGACTCAGAGGCCCCTCCTCCAGCGCCTCCCCTCCCAGGAGCagagactgaggcccagggtgGGACCACCATGTACCCGGGACTGACAGCCGCTCCTGGGCCTGGCTCAGGGCTGGCCCTCACTTGGACATGCCCGGTCCATCTGCTGGATGCAATGCCATGAGGCATTGAGCCCTTCGTCACTCAGAGGAGAGCAGCCGGGCTCTAGGAGGCCAAGGCCAAGGCCGCCCAGCCCACAGAAGGCAGTGCCAAGCTCCCCCAGGCTGCCTGAGCACCATCCATGCTGCCTGGACAGACCTGCTCCCCAGCTCCCAGCAGGGCTCGTCCCCCAGACGTTGCCCTGGAGGGCTCCCagcaccctccccctccccagggggCAGTGGTGCCCTCCTGGGGCCACAGGGCACATGGGTCTCTGCAGACCTCCGGGCTCACAAATAGAGGCGGGACTTGACAGGAGGTGACAGGGTCTGTGATGCAGTCCCGAGTCAGGGCTTTGAGCGGGCGACACAGGGGACTTCATGGTACTCTTGGCTCCGTGCTGGGGGACCAGGCGTCACCTCCCAGGGGGCCGGCtgcaggaaggtctcctggacaCCTTGGCATCGGGCCCTCCTGCAGGGCGCCATCTGTGTGGGCACCTGTGGGTGGCAGGATGGTTCAGAAAGTCAGAGGGCGACCAAAAGGTGAAGGGTCACAACCGCAGGAGCAGGAAGGGGTGATGTGGGggcccccttccctcccttcacAGTTGTTCTCCTGCGGGCGCCCACACGCTGACTCCAGCAGCAGTCCACTACAGACAGGTACTGGGCAAGGCCAGGCTTCTTGGAAACTGAGAGTAGGCtccacaggctcctctgggatCAGGAGAGGCTTCATGGTGGTGACACCCGGGCCTCCTCTGCAGGCTGAACCCCCAGGGCAGAAAGAGCCAAGGGCGgcagtggggaaggggagaggcagGCCGGGGCTGACTGATAGACTGAGCACTGATAGACCGGGGCTTAGGGCGGAGGCGGGAGGGCCGGGTGCTGGGAGCAAAGTCTGGGGACAGCAGGGCCAGGTCACCCTGGCCAGGCGGACTTTGCCCCAGGAAACTGTGGGGGAAGCAGGTCAGCGGGGAGGGCGGCCACGATCCCCACAGGGGGTGAGAGCAGCCCCTGCCCTAAGCCCCGGCCCTGTGCTGCACCCCCGGGTCTCCCGCGGCATCCCGGTCCTGTGGGGCTCCGCCCCAGGCCCCCGGCATCCCTGCAGGCGGGCCCCTTCTCTGTCCCCACGCAGACCGGACGGGCGCGTGCAGTGGGGCTTCACACCGCCTGCTGCAGCGCAGACCACCTGGCAGGGGCCAGGCCAGGGGCAGAGGTGAAAGGCACGGGGGAACCGaggtggcagggctggggggcCCGTGGTCGGGTGTGGGGGGTCTGGACCCGTGTGGGTGGTCCCCAGGGTCGTGGGGAAGCTCGGCTTACTGCCCCGTGCCGGGCTCAGTAGGCGCCCAGTAGCCTCACACCCCTCTGCCGTGTTGTCTCTGGCAAGTCCCCCAGTCCTGTGAGTGGCTGTCGCTATTACTAGCAGTATCAGAACGAGCCTGGAAAGCCACACCTGTGGTCCTTGCGTGTTGTGGGCCTTGATTGTGTGTGGCCTTGGGTGTGTACTAGTTGGGAGGGGCAGCTGAGAGCCCCCGGAGTCCGTGCACACTCAGTGTCCACTGGCCTCCATGGCAGCCCCGAGAGGAAGGTGGAGACGCTGGGCGGCGTGTTGCACGTGACTCAGCTGTGTACCGGAGGCTTGGGGCGAAGGGGCTGGATAAGCCCTGCTTTGGAAAGACCCCACTGCCGTCCCACTGTGTGGCTCTGGGCAAGTCACTCAGCCTCCCTGCGCCTTAGTGTCCTCATCCGTGAAGTGGGCACTGACACCCTCGTTGGCAGCATCCAGCGTTCGGTTCACGGGCTGGTCTTTGGGGTCGTTACTCTGGGGCAGAGCCCAGGCCCCTGGCGCCCCTGCACTTGGCACGCCTTGTCCCCAGGTGGACCGACTCACGCATCACGTTAATTTGtcctcctgcctccccctcctCACCTACGTAGGCTTTAGCCATTAACCCGACGGACGCATGGTCGGTGCACACCGTTGCGCACATTCACGAGATGAGAGCGGAGGTCCAGGAAGGATTGGAGTTCATGCAGCACTCAGAGGCCCACTGGAAGGTATGGTTCTTGTCCATCcacctgcctggaaaattctatctGTCTTCGTAAGTTAAGCTGAGGATTAACATCCAGGGTTACTGGGTGCAGCTTAGTTTTGGGGAAACTTCTGTTCCTCTTGGAAGCATTCCTATCAAACCACCAGGTCCCCTGGGAGCCACATGGCTCCCCAACACCTGCCAGCATTTTGTAGGCAATCCTAGAATTGGTCGTGGCCTGAGGCATTTGGCTGTAGAAGGAATGGATGAGAAAAATTACTGGGTGAACAAgaacccaggcttcccaggtggctcagcagtaaagaatcctctacaatgcaggagacccaggttcgatccctgggtcaggaagatcccccgctggagaaggaaatggcaacccactcctgtatccttgcctggagaatcccgtggacagaggagcctggcgggctacagtccaccaggtcgcAGAGTCgaccacgactgagcgactaaacaacggcAACGAACCAGAGCCTGGTGCTGGTGAGAACCACGGAGGCTCTGAGCTGCCTGCTCCACCACCGGCCAGAGGGCTGGACATAGACCCCGGAGCCACAGAGTATCCTCAGGGAGCAGCTGGTGCAGCCAGGGGCCAATGGGGTGGGTGAGGGCCCAGCG
This window of the Bos taurus isolate L1 Dominette 01449 registration number 42190680 breed Hereford chromosome 5, ARS-UCD2.0, whole genome shotgun sequence genome carries:
- the TTC38 gene encoding tetratricopeptide repeat protein 38 isoform X3 — encoded protein: MAATVPLRDCQAWKDARLPLSTTSNEACRLFDATLTQYVKWTNDQGLGGIEGCLSKLKAADPTFAMGHAIANGLVLIGTGSSVRLDKELDAAVKTMVEISKTQPLTHREQLHVSAVETFAKGNFPKACELWEQILQDHPTDMLALKFSHDAYFYLGYQEQMRDSVARVYPFWTPDISLSSYVKGIYSFGLMETNLYDQAKKLAKEALAINPTDAWSVHTVAHIHEMRAEVQEGLEFMQHSEAHWKDSDMLACHNYWHWALYLIEKGEYEAALTIYDDHILPSLRASGAMLDVVDSCSMLYRLQMEAPWMVARQAPLSMGFSRQEHWSGLPCPPSGDLSSPEIEPRSPTLRAHCLPLSHQRSPKRKTQRILFMNSAGSDWPPALCQGPSQ